The following proteins are encoded in a genomic region of Cryptomeria japonica chromosome 11, Sugi_1.0, whole genome shotgun sequence:
- the LOC131050726 gene encoding uncharacterized protein LOC131050726 isoform X1, with translation MLIFQMKMSQNAATRMIDKFVWMPLLPRMGGIGKRTLVSTMRQIQKQTLPFLEPVVVRLLMNTSCRNTSFHAFLASIWPQGFPELCKRKMGNTSCCRSCSPSQEDYQTVFSKMVVVEEMSHIDELISYIDQLLNAIDDERQVPKMDQVGSSINTGGGLLEKALKRSNSHICKRDIMPKLNRETRKPVIDVTNQAAQIAGYLL, from the exons ATGTTAATATTTCAAATGAAAATGTCACAAAATGCAGCAACCAG AATGATTGATAAATTTGTCTGGATGCCGTTGTTGCCTAGAATGGGCGGAATTGGAAAGAGAACACTG GTCTCGACAATGAGGCAAATACAAAAGCAAACTCTACCGTTTCTTGAACCGGTGGTAGTACGCCTTTTAATGAACACATCCTGCAGGAACACATCGTTTCATGCGTTTCTGGCATCCATCTGGCCCCAAGGATTTCCAGAG CTCTGTAAGAGAAAAATGGGCAACACTTCCTGCTGCCGTTCATGCTCTCCTTCCCAAGAAGATTATCAAACTGTTTTCAGTAAAATGGTTGTGGTGGAAGAGATGAGCCACATCGATGAATTGATTTCTTACATTGATCAGCTCTTAAATGCCATTGATGAT GAAAGACAAGTTCCCAAGATGGATCAGGTAGGCTCTTCTATCAATACTGGTGGTGGTTTATTGGAGAAGGCATTGAAGCGATCTAACAGTCATATATGCAAG AGGGACATTATGCCAAAGCTTAACCGTGAAACTCGCAAACCAGTAATTGATGTAACAAATCAAGCAGCGCAGA TTGCAGGTTATCTTCTTTAA
- the LOC131050726 gene encoding uncharacterized protein LOC131050726 isoform X2: MLIFQMKMSQNAATRMIDKFVWMPLLPRMGGIGKRTLVSTMRQIQKQTLPFLEPVVVRLLMNTSCRNTSFHAFLASIWPQGFPEERQVPKMDQVGSSINTGGGLLEKALKRSNSHICKRDIMPKLNRETRKPVIDVTNQAAQIAGYLL, encoded by the exons ATGTTAATATTTCAAATGAAAATGTCACAAAATGCAGCAACCAG AATGATTGATAAATTTGTCTGGATGCCGTTGTTGCCTAGAATGGGCGGAATTGGAAAGAGAACACTG GTCTCGACAATGAGGCAAATACAAAAGCAAACTCTACCGTTTCTTGAACCGGTGGTAGTACGCCTTTTAATGAACACATCCTGCAGGAACACATCGTTTCATGCGTTTCTGGCATCCATCTGGCCCCAAGGATTTCCAGAG GAAAGACAAGTTCCCAAGATGGATCAGGTAGGCTCTTCTATCAATACTGGTGGTGGTTTATTGGAGAAGGCATTGAAGCGATCTAACAGTCATATATGCAAG AGGGACATTATGCCAAAGCTTAACCGTGAAACTCGCAAACCAGTAATTGATGTAACAAATCAAGCAGCGCAGA TTGCAGGTTATCTTCTTTAA